One Mucilaginibacter ginkgonis genomic region harbors:
- a CDS encoding ABC transporter ATP-binding protein: MENILHIAGLNKTYQSAGRTLTVLDDINFSVPTGSTNAIVGPSGSGKTTLLGLCAGLDRATSGVVELNGISFGNLSEDKRAQVRNQYVGFIFQNFQLLPTLTALENVMVPLELRGEKNIKARALDLLDKVGLAERGHHYPMQLSGGEQQRVSLARAFSNQPKILFADEPTGNLDAETSEKVIKLIFDLNTEAGTTLVLVTHDLDLAAKTQRIIRIKGGKLVSDVKTDTNV, translated from the coding sequence GTGGAAAATATATTACATATTGCCGGGCTTAATAAAACGTATCAAAGTGCCGGCCGAACGTTAACAGTTCTCGATGATATTAACTTCTCAGTTCCTACCGGTTCAACCAACGCTATTGTTGGCCCATCGGGCAGTGGCAAGACGACTTTACTTGGCCTCTGCGCGGGTTTAGACAGGGCAACGTCAGGGGTTGTTGAACTAAACGGAATTAGTTTTGGTAATCTTAGCGAAGACAAACGCGCGCAGGTGCGTAACCAATATGTAGGCTTTATATTTCAGAATTTTCAATTGCTGCCAACCCTTACCGCGTTGGAGAATGTGATGGTGCCGCTTGAATTGCGCGGCGAAAAAAATATTAAAGCGCGTGCACTCGACCTGTTAGATAAAGTTGGCTTGGCAGAACGTGGGCATCATTATCCGATGCAATTATCCGGAGGTGAGCAGCAGCGGGTATCGCTTGCAAGAGCATTCAGCAATCAGCCTAAGATCTTATTTGCCGATGAACCTACAGGTAACCTTGATGCCGAGACAAGCGAAAAAGTGATCAAACTAATATTTGATCTGAACACAGAGGCCGGTACTACGCTCGTATTGGTTACACATGACCTTGACCTGGCAGCTAAAACGCAGCGCATCATCAGAATAAAAGGCGGCAAACTGGTATCAGACGTAAAAACCGACACCAATGTCTGA
- a CDS encoding phosphatase PAP2 family protein — MKKAKLFILIPTLFISVKGFAQEPVVIKPPQDSPIQKFDNNIMDNLAKSRTPEKTRYLLGVTNSIQYVEAGVPAAMFIGGVLGHDKELRENSLYVASSTAISLGLTLLIKHFVRRPRPFIRNKTFIPVYRAGSTSFPSGHTSTTFALASSLSIAYPKWYVIAPAFIYAGTVGYSRMYLGEHFPTDVAAGATIGVGSAVALSGLSR; from the coding sequence TTGAAAAAAGCAAAGTTGTTCATTTTAATACCTACCCTGTTTATTAGTGTTAAAGGGTTTGCGCAAGAACCTGTTGTTATCAAGCCGCCTCAGGACTCGCCGATACAAAAGTTTGATAATAACATAATGGATAACCTGGCTAAAAGCCGTACGCCTGAAAAGACACGTTATCTGCTAGGTGTCACTAACAGCATACAATATGTTGAAGCAGGGGTTCCGGCGGCAATGTTTATTGGCGGTGTATTAGGCCACGATAAAGAACTGAGAGAAAACTCATTATACGTTGCAAGCAGCACCGCTATATCGCTGGGCTTAACTTTGCTGATCAAACACTTTGTGCGCCGCCCAAGGCCGTTTATCCGAAACAAAACATTCATCCCCGTTTACAGGGCCGGTAGCACGTCTTTCCCGTCCGGCCACACTTCTACCACATTTGCTCTGGCTAGTTCGTTGAGCATTGCCTACCCGAAATGGTATGTTATCGCTCCGGCATTTATTTACGCCGGCACTGTGGGCTATTCGCGTATGTACCTTGGAGAGCATTTTCCGACAGATGTTGCTGCCGGGGCGACAATCGGGGTTGGATCGGCCGTTGCACTATCAGGATTGAGCCGTTAA
- a CDS encoding arylesterase — protein MNKTKIYLAFACALLAFSCSNPPKVKDTDDTSYVKRKAPSATGRKTILVFGDSLTAGYGLDDPSAAYPGVLQHYIDSLKLNYTVVNSGVSGETTAGGRSRIDWVLKTEPDIFLLELGANDGLRGTTVTETIHNLQTIIDKVKAKYPDTKIILLGMQVPPSMGQKYVGDFKKLFPDLAEKNHIDLVPFLLQGVGGDPKLNQADGIHPNVAGAKILAANVWQVLKKEI, from the coding sequence ATGAATAAGACCAAAATATACCTGGCTTTTGCATGTGCGCTGCTTGCCTTTAGCTGTAGCAATCCGCCCAAGGTTAAAGATACAGACGATACGAGCTACGTAAAACGTAAAGCACCATCTGCAACAGGGAGGAAAACGATTTTAGTTTTTGGGGATAGTCTGACAGCAGGCTACGGCCTTGATGATCCATCAGCAGCGTATCCCGGAGTGTTGCAGCATTATATAGATTCTTTAAAGCTAAACTATACTGTTGTCAACTCCGGTGTTAGCGGCGAAACTACAGCCGGTGGCCGCAGCCGTATAGATTGGGTGCTGAAAACTGAACCGGATATCTTTCTGCTTGAATTAGGCGCAAACGACGGCTTGCGCGGTACTACAGTTACGGAGACTATTCACAACCTGCAAACAATAATTGATAAGGTAAAAGCGAAATATCCTGATACGAAGATTATCTTATTAGGTATGCAGGTGCCGCCAAGTATGGGGCAAAAATACGTAGGTGACTTTAAAAAGCTGTTTCCCGACCTTGCAGAAAAGAACCATATTGATTTGGTGCCTTTTTTGTTGCAGGGTGTTGGCGGTGACCCAAAACTTAACCAGGCGGATGGTATACATCCAAACGTTGCAGGCGCTAAAATTTTGGCAGCAAATGTTTGGCAGGTGTTAAAGAAAGAAATTTGA
- a CDS encoding ammonium transporter, producing MKKIAPLIFLLIVIALGLIFPSIDVQNVKNSQINSGDTAWMLMATALVLIMTPGLAYFYGGMVTRKNVLSTMMQSFVCMGLITIIWVVFGFSLAFGDSVGGVIGNPATFFMMKGMLGNVTWKLAPTIPLILFAMFQLKFAVITPALITGAFAERIKFTSYLIFISLFIIIIYTPLAHSVWHPDGLLYKAGVLDFAGGTVVHMSAGWAALASALYLKQRTDKAHNPARISYILLGTGLLWFGWFGFNAGSALGSGTLAATALATTTTASAAAAIAWIFFEMSRGHKPTVMGACIGAVVGLVAVTPAAGYVSIPHSLIIGIVAAIVSSLVVEWRSKTSIDDTLDVFPCHGVGGMVGMLLTGVFANQNINPANTTGNGLFFGQTHLFFIHIIALVCVSIFAFFGSLLLLKVTDLISPLRVSVEEEIAGLDASQHGEEL from the coding sequence ATGAAAAAAATTGCTCCTCTTATTTTTTTATTAATTGTCATAGCTCTTGGATTGATATTTCCATCAATTGATGTACAAAATGTTAAAAACAGTCAGATAAACTCGGGCGATACAGCGTGGATGTTAATGGCAACGGCCTTAGTTTTGATCATGACTCCGGGTTTGGCTTATTTTTATGGTGGAATGGTTACCCGAAAAAATGTTTTGTCAACCATGATGCAAAGTTTTGTTTGTATGGGCCTCATAACCATAATCTGGGTAGTTTTTGGATTCAGTTTGGCTTTCGGCGATTCTGTTGGAGGAGTAATTGGTAACCCGGCAACTTTTTTTATGATGAAGGGCATGCTTGGTAACGTTACCTGGAAACTAGCGCCAACAATCCCCTTAATACTTTTCGCAATGTTTCAATTGAAATTCGCAGTGATCACTCCGGCACTTATCACGGGAGCATTCGCGGAGCGTATTAAGTTCACCTCTTACCTTATTTTCATTTCGCTATTCATCATCATTATATATACTCCGTTGGCACATTCTGTTTGGCACCCGGACGGGTTACTTTATAAGGCCGGCGTGCTAGATTTTGCAGGCGGCACGGTTGTTCACATGTCCGCGGGCTGGGCGGCACTGGCTTCTGCGCTCTATTTAAAACAAAGGACAGATAAGGCACATAACCCTGCACGCATCAGCTACATTTTGCTGGGTACAGGTTTACTTTGGTTTGGCTGGTTCGGGTTCAATGCAGGGTCTGCATTAGGATCAGGCACGCTGGCGGCTACCGCATTAGCTACAACAACCACAGCCTCTGCCGCGGCTGCAATAGCGTGGATATTTTTTGAAATGTCGCGCGGCCATAAGCCAACAGTTATGGGTGCATGTATTGGTGCGGTTGTGGGGCTAGTTGCAGTTACCCCAGCCGCAGGTTATGTGAGCATCCCGCACTCGCTTATTATTGGCATTGTTGCAGCTATCGTGAGCAGCCTGGTAGTTGAGTGGCGGAGTAAAACATCTATTGATGATACGCTCGACGTTTTTCCTTGCCACGGCGTTGGGGGTATGGTAGGTATGCTGCTAACAGGCGTATTTGCCAACCAAAACATTAATCCTGCAAACACTACAGGCAACGGTTTATTTTTCGGCCAAACACATTTATTTTTCATTCACATAATCGCACTTGTTTGTGTGTCCATATTCGCGTTTTTCGGATCGTTATTGTTGTTAAAAGTAACAGACCTAATCAGCCCCTTACGTGTAAGTGTTGAAGAAGAAATTGCCGGCTTGGATGCAAGCCAGCATGGAGAAGAATTATAG
- the ppk1 gene encoding polyphosphate kinase 1, with amino-acid sequence MEEYRFFNRDLSWLGFNSRVLEEAANSRNPLLERIKFLSIFSSNLDEFYRVRMPVIAAMKKIGKKKSADLDETEHADIFYNVTETINNQLNRFGEIFTLQLLPALTSEHITLLYEQPVPEKLKENIDSYFLAEVTAFLQPVLITRDTVFFPENNKLYFLVETAASTDTKLYILNIPSDVLDRFMSIDDKETLYILFIDDVIKQNLNKIFTGSEIKNCFSFKVTRDAELDLKDDYSGDLSKEIEKQLQKRDQGLATRFLYDGDMPDYLLEELKKFLNITKATSVAGGCYHNLKDLMNLPAHRKDLSNTPWPVVVPPGLQNDRTIADTIATRDLMIHPPYNNYDAVLRFFNEASIDKDVSEIYVTLYRVASHSLIVNALISAAKNGKSVTVVVELKARFDEANNLHWAKKMMDAGVKIIYSVTALKVHAKIALVKKRLQDKTSYYGLLATGNLNETTAKFYTDHILFTSNKALLREMELLFIILGKRAKPGKFLTDVSFENLLVAQFNLKDRFLELIDREIANKKQGLHCGIIIKLNNLEEEALIGKLYEASNAGVIVQLIVRGICCLIPGVPGMSENITVRRIVDRYLEHGRVFIFDNNGNEEIYMGSADWMNRNIYHRIEVCFPIYDAEIKKQVRRIIDLQLQDNTQAVTINSLLENVPIMQGEVAVESQKEIYEMIASTSLATN; translated from the coding sequence ATGGAAGAATATCGTTTTTTTAATCGCGATCTCAGCTGGCTGGGTTTCAATAGCCGCGTTTTAGAAGAAGCTGCCAATTCACGTAATCCGCTATTAGAACGGATAAAATTCCTTAGCATATTTTCATCAAACCTCGACGAGTTTTACCGCGTGCGTATGCCGGTTATCGCGGCCATGAAAAAGATAGGTAAGAAAAAAAGTGCTGATCTTGATGAAACAGAACACGCCGACATCTTTTACAATGTTACCGAAACCATAAATAACCAACTGAACCGTTTCGGTGAGATCTTTACGTTGCAATTACTGCCCGCGTTAACATCAGAGCACATCACGTTGCTGTACGAGCAGCCTGTTCCGGAGAAGTTGAAGGAAAATATCGACAGTTATTTTTTAGCGGAAGTTACGGCATTTCTGCAACCGGTATTGATCACCCGGGACACTGTTTTCTTTCCTGAGAACAATAAATTATACTTCCTGGTCGAAACGGCGGCAAGTACGGATACGAAGCTGTACATCTTGAATATCCCCTCTGATGTACTTGACAGGTTTATGTCTATAGATGATAAAGAAACCCTATACATTCTTTTCATAGATGATGTTATAAAACAGAATCTCAATAAAATATTCACAGGCAGTGAGATTAAAAACTGTTTTAGTTTTAAAGTAACCCGCGATGCCGAACTGGATCTCAAAGACGATTACTCAGGAGACCTGTCTAAGGAGATAGAAAAACAGCTACAGAAACGCGACCAGGGTTTAGCGACACGCTTCTTATATGACGGCGATATGCCTGATTATCTTTTAGAAGAATTAAAAAAGTTTCTGAACATCACTAAGGCTACATCTGTAGCAGGCGGTTGTTATCACAATTTGAAAGATTTGATGAACCTGCCCGCTCATCGCAAAGATCTTTCCAATACGCCATGGCCGGTAGTTGTTCCGCCCGGCTTACAAAATGACAGAACCATTGCAGATACCATTGCGACAAGGGACCTGATGATCCATCCGCCTTATAACAATTATGACGCTGTACTACGTTTTTTTAATGAGGCGTCAATTGATAAAGATGTTTCGGAGATATACGTCACGCTTTATCGCGTGGCCAGTCATTCGCTTATTGTAAACGCGCTTATCAGTGCGGCTAAAAATGGCAAATCGGTAACTGTGGTGGTAGAGTTAAAGGCGCGTTTTGATGAAGCTAACAACCTGCATTGGGCAAAGAAAATGATGGATGCCGGTGTGAAAATCATTTACAGCGTTACGGCGCTAAAGGTACACGCAAAAATAGCGCTTGTTAAAAAAAGACTTCAAGACAAGACATCATACTACGGCCTCTTGGCAACAGGCAATCTTAATGAAACTACAGCCAAATTTTATACAGACCATATCCTTTTTACAAGCAATAAAGCTTTGCTGCGCGAAATGGAACTGTTGTTTATCATTTTAGGCAAACGCGCAAAGCCCGGCAAATTTCTAACTGATGTGAGTTTTGAAAATTTACTTGTCGCTCAGTTTAATTTGAAAGACCGCTTTTTGGAATTGATCGACCGGGAAATTGCTAACAAAAAGCAAGGGTTACACTGCGGCATTATTATAAAACTAAATAATCTTGAAGAGGAAGCACTTATTGGTAAATTATATGAAGCCTCTAATGCCGGTGTTATAGTTCAACTCATCGTCCGGGGGATTTGCTGTCTTATTCCGGGCGTGCCGGGCATGAGCGAAAACATCACTGTCCGCCGGATAGTAGACCGCTACCTGGAACACGGGCGAGTTTTTATATTCGACAACAACGGCAACGAAGAAATTTACATGGGATCTGCCGACTGGATGAACCGTAACATTTACCACCGTATTGAGGTATGCTTCCCAATTTATGATGCAGAGATTAAAAAGCAAGTCCGCCGGATTATAGATCTTCAGTTGCAGGACAATACGCAAGCGGTGACAATCAACAGCTTATTGGAGAATGTGCCCATTATGCAAGGAGAAGTTGCTGTGGAATCGCAAAAAGAGATCTACGAGATGATCGCGTCTACCTCTCTTGCAACAAATTAA
- a CDS encoding ABC transporter permease: MHIYIREKIASIAIMRCLGVRSAQAFIIYLMQILAIGLVGSVIGAALGSAIQYAMPHVFKDFLPLTVSTAVSWAAIGQGVLLGMIISVLFALLPLIAIRNISPLNTLRMSYDNINLMRDPLRWLVYLLIGGFIVLFTKFQLDSWKGSVAFTIGILIAFFILTLIARGLMILARLIIRNSWSYLWRQGFANLYRPNNQTIILIVSIGLSTTFICTLFFIQNILVKQVSLSATSNSANMILFDIQPAQKQALAATTKSQHLPVIQQVPVVTMRMATINGKTESIYKKDTTLKIPARIFANEYRATYRDTLVPTEKVIEGDWTGKAISGKDVAISLEDRFAKHNHLKVGDHIAFNVQGSPIPTVVTSIRQVNWNKMQTNFLVVFPKGVLEDAPQFYAMLTHVGSDKISAKYQQTVVKQFPNISIIDLGQLLSVLDELLDKLGDIIKFMSAFSIITGIVVLIASVRISKYQRIRESVLLRTMGASRKQILTITALEYIFLGGLSALTGILIAMTGSWFLAKFSFDIPFTVSIVPAAVIFVIITGLTVVIGLLNSRGILNRPPLEILRGDD, encoded by the coding sequence GTGCACATCTACATCCGCGAAAAGATAGCATCAATTGCCATTATGCGTTGCCTGGGTGTGCGCTCTGCACAAGCGTTCATTATATACCTGATGCAGATTTTAGCCATTGGACTTGTTGGTTCTGTCATTGGTGCAGCATTGGGCAGCGCTATACAATATGCCATGCCGCACGTGTTTAAAGACTTTTTACCTTTAACGGTATCTACCGCGGTTTCATGGGCGGCCATTGGTCAGGGTGTATTGTTAGGAATGATCATATCGGTACTGTTTGCCTTGCTTCCGCTTATTGCTATCCGCAATATCTCGCCGTTAAACACATTACGCATGTCTTATGATAACATTAACCTTATGCGTGATCCTTTGCGTTGGTTGGTTTACCTTTTGATCGGCGGTTTTATCGTATTGTTTACCAAGTTCCAGCTGGATAGTTGGAAAGGCAGTGTCGCTTTCACAATAGGGATTCTCATCGCCTTTTTCATCCTTACACTCATTGCACGCGGGTTAATGATACTTGCCCGGCTGATCATACGCAATTCGTGGAGCTATTTATGGCGGCAAGGTTTTGCTAATCTTTACCGGCCTAATAATCAAACCATTATTTTAATTGTGTCGATCGGTCTTAGTACAACTTTTATCTGTACGTTATTTTTTATACAAAATATACTGGTTAAGCAGGTAAGCCTTTCTGCCACAAGCAACAGCGCCAATATGATCTTATTTGATATTCAGCCTGCACAAAAGCAAGCATTGGCAGCTACAACCAAAAGCCAGCATTTACCTGTAATTCAACAGGTGCCGGTAGTGACCATGCGAATGGCCACCATAAATGGTAAGACAGAGTCCATTTATAAAAAAGACACTACCCTCAAAATTCCGGCGCGAATTTTTGCGAACGAATATCGCGCCACTTACCGCGACACCCTTGTACCGACAGAAAAAGTCATCGAAGGTGATTGGACAGGCAAAGCAATTTCCGGAAAGGATGTGGCTATTTCCTTAGAAGACCGTTTTGCGAAGCATAACCATTTAAAGGTAGGCGATCATATAGCCTTTAACGTTCAAGGTTCACCAATACCAACTGTGGTTACCAGCATCCGCCAGGTAAACTGGAATAAAATGCAAACCAACTTTTTGGTTGTGTTTCCAAAGGGGGTTCTGGAAGATGCGCCACAGTTTTATGCTATGCTTACACATGTTGGATCTGATAAAATATCTGCTAAGTATCAGCAAACAGTGGTTAAGCAGTTTCCGAATATTTCTATCATAGATCTGGGGCAATTACTAAGTGTGCTTGATGAGTTGCTGGATAAATTAGGTGACATCATAAAATTCATGAGCGCTTTTAGCATCATTACGGGTATTGTGGTTTTGATTGCTTCAGTACGCATCAGCAAGTATCAACGCATACGCGAAAGTGTTTTATTGCGCACAATGGGCGCAAGCCGTAAACAAATACTAACCATTACTGCTTTAGAGTATATATTTCTTGGCGGGTTATCAGCTTTGACAGGGATATTGATAGCGATGACAGGAAGCTGGTTTTTAGCGAAGTTTAGTTTTGATATACCATTTACGGTAAGCATTGTACCGGCCGCTGTAATTTTTGTGATCATTACCGGGCTAACCGTCGTGATAGGCTTGTTAAATAGTCGTGGCATTTTGAACAGGCCGCCTTTAGAAATTTTAAGAGGCGATGATTGA
- a CDS encoding BamA/TamA family outer membrane protein gives MDVSAQKHTLGDSIVRAVEPGYDSVSKTHRRFFGESYRKLWATPVKMKVFSFKDYGGLKIDEEGGGRQTKSLHLVDASGQKWTLRTIQKYPDSVLPEALRGTLAASIVQDQVTAEHPFGALVVPTLAQALGIPHANPQVVYVSDDPALGKYRKEFANKVFLFEEREPSDVDKTDNNDKTQKKLEADNDNHVDAKLILRARLLDFILGDWDRHGDQWRFEQIEDGKGTYFKPIPKDRDQVFYNGTGIFPTILSLNDSFEKFQNYNTRIRAIDFWNLNNQDFDRYYLSRLGKQDWLEQIADAQKLLTDQVISEAVKRMPPAIYRLSGPPITNKMIARRNGLKDQALTYYKFISHSVEVLGTAKKEYVDVTNNADGSVHVKINKISKEGKIEQVTFERTFDPADTKDVRIFALDGDDVFSMHGVDRSPIKVRMIGGDGEDTFNVDSSIKSHGNRYIYDRSDQKNIFPNAGQVKLRTGTDTLVNYYKRKYFKYSYWQPLLLASYNRDYGFQLIPEVIVVKQGFRKEPFASRQTFIANYGFGNNSLYLGYKGEFTKAIGGSDLVVNAFSKGPNYKYSFFGTGNESVFLNNEDQGTDVYYYRNTYDYVETNIGLRQRPGNWAFTESLTGQYYNGEGGKNQSKFIKNYADQHPDERVFDTKWYAGVTVNANYDTRDKSLVPHRGVNWNTTISGITGIKQNEHSYGQIKTEFSFFITPPSDSTFVIANRIGGGTTIGNAEYFQQLTLGGNVNLRGYYFQRFTGKSYAYDNLEVRFKLFDFNSYVLPGTVGAVGFNDIGRVWSPGENSNVWHDGFGGGLYFTPAQLILIEGLVGFSKEGAYPYFTVGFRF, from the coding sequence ATGGATGTTAGTGCGCAAAAGCATACGTTAGGCGACAGTATTGTCCGCGCGGTAGAACCGGGTTATGACAGTGTCAGCAAAACGCACCGTAGATTTTTCGGCGAGAGTTACAGAAAGTTATGGGCAACTCCCGTAAAAATGAAAGTCTTTAGTTTTAAAGACTACGGCGGCTTAAAAATAGATGAGGAAGGCGGAGGCCGACAAACCAAATCTTTACACTTGGTAGATGCCTCCGGTCAAAAATGGACCCTGCGCACCATTCAAAAATATCCTGACAGTGTTTTACCCGAAGCGTTAAGAGGCACCCTTGCTGCAAGTATAGTTCAAGACCAAGTTACGGCAGAACACCCTTTTGGCGCTTTGGTAGTGCCAACGTTGGCACAGGCATTAGGCATTCCACATGCAAACCCTCAGGTAGTTTATGTAAGCGACGATCCTGCTTTAGGAAAATATCGCAAGGAATTTGCTAATAAGGTTTTCCTGTTTGAAGAGCGCGAACCAAGCGATGTAGATAAAACGGACAATAATGATAAGACACAGAAAAAGCTTGAGGCTGATAATGATAATCACGTTGACGCAAAATTGATATTACGGGCACGTTTGCTCGATTTTATTTTAGGGGACTGGGACCGCCACGGAGATCAATGGCGCTTTGAACAGATAGAAGACGGAAAAGGCACTTACTTTAAACCGATACCTAAAGACCGCGACCAGGTGTTTTACAACGGCACCGGCATTTTCCCGACGATATTATCTTTAAACGACAGCTTTGAAAAATTCCAAAACTATAATACCCGCATTCGGGCAATTGACTTCTGGAACCTGAATAATCAGGATTTTGACCGCTATTACTTATCACGCTTGGGCAAACAAGATTGGTTGGAGCAGATTGCCGATGCTCAAAAATTGCTGACAGACCAAGTGATCAGCGAGGCTGTAAAACGTATGCCGCCTGCTATTTACCGCTTGTCGGGCCCGCCAATCACAAATAAAATGATAGCCCGCAGAAACGGCTTAAAGGATCAGGCACTCACCTACTATAAATTCATCTCTCATTCTGTTGAAGTATTAGGGACTGCTAAAAAAGAATATGTTGATGTAACTAATAATGCCGATGGAAGCGTACATGTAAAGATCAACAAGATCAGCAAAGAAGGTAAAATAGAACAGGTAACATTTGAACGGACATTTGACCCGGCGGATACAAAGGATGTAAGAATTTTTGCGCTAGACGGTGATGATGTTTTCTCGATGCACGGCGTTGATAGGTCACCGATAAAGGTGCGGATGATCGGCGGCGATGGCGAAGATACATTTAACGTAGATAGCAGTATAAAGTCTCATGGTAACCGATATATTTATGACCGCAGCGACCAGAAAAACATTTTTCCAAACGCAGGCCAGGTAAAGCTTCGTACGGGCACAGATACGCTGGTTAACTACTATAAGCGTAAATATTTTAAGTACAGCTATTGGCAGCCCCTGCTTTTGGCAAGTTATAACCGCGATTATGGCTTTCAATTAATCCCGGAAGTTATTGTCGTTAAACAAGGGTTCCGTAAAGAGCCATTTGCGTCGAGGCAAACCTTTATAGCCAACTATGGCTTCGGCAACAATTCGCTTTATTTAGGTTATAAAGGCGAATTTACCAAAGCAATTGGCGGAAGCGACCTTGTGGTAAACGCTTTTTCAAAAGGCCCGAACTATAAATACAGCTTTTTTGGCACCGGCAACGAAAGTGTCTTCTTAAACAATGAGGATCAGGGAACTGATGTGTATTATTATCGCAATACTTATGATTACGTTGAAACAAACATTGGTTTAAGACAACGGCCGGGCAATTGGGCATTTACAGAAAGCCTTACCGGACAATATTACAATGGTGAAGGCGGCAAAAATCAAAGCAAGTTTATAAAGAACTACGCCGACCAGCATCCCGATGAGCGCGTGTTTGATACAAAATGGTATGCAGGTGTTACTGTCAACGCTAATTATGATACCCGTGACAAATCTTTAGTACCGCATCGCGGGGTAAATTGGAACACTACAATCAGCGGTATAACGGGCATAAAACAAAATGAACACAGTTACGGACAAATCAAGACCGAATTTAGTTTCTTCATTACACCTCCAAGTGATTCAACATTTGTTATCGCAAACCGAATAGGCGGTGGTACCACCATCGGCAATGCAGAGTACTTTCAACAGCTTACGCTTGGCGGCAATGTTAACTTGAGAGGTTATTACTTCCAGCGTTTTACGGGCAAAAGTTACGCTTATGATAATCTGGAAGTTCGCTTTAAATTGTTCGACTTTAACTCTTATGTGCTGCCCGGCACAGTTGGGGCGGTGGGATTCAATGATATAGGCAGGGTTTGGTCGCCCGGCGAAAATTCAAATGTTTGGCATGATGGTTTTGGCGGCGGTTTATATTTCACCCCTGCGCAATTGATACTGATTGAAGGTTTGGTAGGCTTTTCAAAAGAAGGCGCTTACCCATACTTTACAGTTGGTTTCAGGTTTTAA
- a CDS encoding SRPBCC family protein, whose product MKNQFLATVTIEINAPASKVWQAITSPDIIKQYLFGTNVTSHWTEGSPITYEGEYNGKAYKDKGTILKLVPNKVFESTYWSSMSGLEDKPENYDKVTYELDEICGKTKVTLTQDNIANEEAKQHSTENWKTVLNQLKGVVEQ is encoded by the coding sequence ATGAAAAATCAGTTTTTAGCAACCGTAACTATAGAGATCAATGCTCCTGCATCAAAGGTTTGGCAAGCGATAACATCGCCGGATATTATTAAACAATATCTTTTCGGCACAAATGTCACGTCGCACTGGACAGAAGGCAGCCCCATAACTTATGAAGGGGAGTATAATGGCAAAGCGTACAAAGATAAGGGCACTATCTTAAAACTTGTTCCTAACAAAGTATTCGAAAGCACTTATTGGAGTTCAATGAGCGGTTTAGAAGACAAGCCCGAGAATTATGACAAAGTTACTTATGAGTTGGACGAGATCTGCGGTAAAACTAAAGTAACTTTAACTCAGGATAACATTGCTAATGAGGAAGCAAAACAGCATTCGACTGAAAATTGGAAAACTGTATTGAACCAACTAAAAGGCGTTGTCGAACAATAG